Proteins encoded by one window of Megachile rotundata isolate GNS110a chromosome 10, iyMegRotu1, whole genome shotgun sequence:
- the LOC105663837 gene encoding uncharacterized protein LOC105663837 has translation MALYDAPVWAAELAARRRSQIVLRRVERRLAIRVAMGYRTNSYESAMVLTGVISWKHQAEVEAEVYRHRSALRRVGVIEGVLPGPSVEEVRLQARRVAISRWRADLTASGAAVKRTVGAILPRLKQWMDRGHRRLSFRVTERVGDVPCQNYELCELSIFTLEFLLFKTYAFP, from the coding sequence ATGGCCCTATACGACGCCCCAGTTTGGGCAGCCGAGCTGGCCGCCAGGCGTCGGTCGCAGATAGTTCTGCGACGTGTGGAGCGGCGACTGGCGATCAGGGTGGCGATGGGTTACCGCACGAACTCCTACgagtcggcgatggtcctgACAGGAGTAATTTCCTGGAAGCATCAGGCAGAGGTGGAGGCTGAAGTGTATAGACACCGAAGCGCCCTCCGCCGGGTGGGGGTTATCGAGGGTGTCCTGCCAGGGCCCAGCGTCgaggaggtcaggctccaggctCGCCGCGTCGCTAtctcccgctggcgcgcggaTCTCActgccagcggggccgcggtGAAACGCAcggtcggggcgatccttccacgcCTGAAGcagtggatggatcgcggccacAGGCGACTCTCGTTCCGGGTCACGGAACGggttggtgatgtcccttgtcagAACTATGAACTATGCGAACTATCTATTTTTACGCTTGAGTTTCTTCTTTTTAAAACCTACGCTTTTCCTTAA
- the LOC105663838 gene encoding protein FAM200A-like, which produces MGTSTEKEQEARDKVAEIIAKNKQPFAVGEIVVLSDYKKIAASIKERVAMTNTDTLNDMCHDIEPTHETRMLHTNICWMSIGKMFTRLYEQREKLLNIFSQEAPRFPIQIKNSACASVPGSEENIITWNDKLNEFMKKIALWKKQIALNDFTMFPIIAAVNTDVISCLIMEHLSALEKELPRYLPSFDLKEYIWVQDPFAITANDIIHMKLKAAEELIELRNIVRPHFPVLAENAISTLLHFSPTSILALKISTLLNITNNEEALRCSIEDKLRVYLSTIKSSIESLETKQLVFAFKLLRRNRRYLNINHFCDSNDIDQTINYYFTET; this is translated from the exons ATGGGTACAAGTACAGAAAAGGAGCAGGAAGCGAGAGATAAGGTGGCTGAAATAATTGCTAAGAATAAGCAACCATTTGCAGTGGGAGAAATTGTTGTTTTATCTGATTATAAAAAGATAGCTGCATCGATAAAAGAACGTGTTGCAATGACGAA TACTGATACCCTGAATGACATGTGTCATGACATAGAACCTACTCATGAAACTAGGATGCTTCACACCAATATTTGTTGGATGTCCATAGGTAAAATGTTCACCAGATTGTACGaacaaagggaaaagttgttaaATATCTTCAGCCAAGAAGcacctagatttccaattcaGATAAAAAATAGCGCATG TGCCAGCGTACCAGGAAGTGAAGAAAATATCATTACGTGGAACGACAAATTGAACgaatttatgaaaaaaattgCACTATGGAAGAAACAAATTGCACTCAACGACTTTACTATGTTCCCTATTATAGCTGCTGTCAATACAGATGTCATTTCTTGTTTGATTATGGAACATCTTTCGGCTTTAGAGAAAGAATTACCGCGATACCTTCCTTCCTTCGATCTGAAAGAATATATTTGGGTTCAAGATCCTTTTGCTATTACTGCTAATGACATAATACATATGAAATTAAAAGCAGCAGAAGAACTGATCGAACTTCGG AATATCGTACGACCACACTTCCCTGTATTAGCAGAAAATGCTATATCTACATTACTCCATTTCTCACCGACCTCCATACTTGCACTAAAAATTTCCACATTGCTCAACATTACAAATAACGAAGAGGCACTACGTTGTTCTATTGAAGATAAATTGCGTGTGTACTTGTCTACGATTAAATCCAGTATTGAATCGCTAGAAACTAAGCAACTAGTTTTTGCCTTCAAATTGCTTAGACGTAATAGAAGATATTTAAATA TTAACCACTTTTGTGATTCTAATGACATTGATCagactattaattattatttcactgAAACATAA